A window from Pichia kudriavzevii chromosome 5, complete sequence encodes these proteins:
- a CDS encoding uncharacterized protein (PKUD0E00350; similar to Saccharomyces cerevisiae YBL029W; ancestral locus Anc_3.314), whose protein sequence is MIWTMDFIEPLIHTDFEQDPATLIYSTPIDPNIQLSPSDLDDIQKPAWQSLDLDLPLNTDETTQIDTSGPYLDGWSYPAPLANPIPAIEKMELPTSTLKPWDLHLSINNDHSTSQLNTIDIDKIRPSSSSFISNSTSTIESPILKSQAFSIFNDNLRNLSFGYTYNYNDTNNDNNDNNIISTTISTVATINDISPPTSIDDTDDFEDHEILNNLTPNTKTGKKISDSRLSLAQLSVVLNLKGNDEETAKREKNILNILKNDLHFPIGEKTWIRDTPINERHRILNELTDLVENRFHYGYSKKILSIIVRRASYYMMQGRLRRQRRLQRKLKKT, encoded by the coding sequence ATGATTTGGACAATGGACTTCATCGAGCCTCTCATTCATACCGACTTTGAGCAAGATCCAGCCACACTTATATATTCCACCCCAATCGACCCAAACATCCAACTATCCCCATCGGATTTGGACGATATCCAAAAACCAGCATGGCAATCCCTGGATCTCGACTTACCCCTGAATACCGATGAAACCACTCAGATTGATACTTCCGGGCCTTACCTTGACGGTTGGTCATACCCGGCTCCTCTGGCAAACCCAATCCCGGCTATcgaaaaaatggaattgCCTACTTCAACACTGAAACCTTGGGATTTACATTTATCCATTAATAATGATCACAGCACCTCACAACTAAATACTATAGATATCGATAAAATCAGGCCTTCCTCATCGTCTTtcatttcaaattcaacgtCAACAATAGAGTCGCCTATCTTGAAATCTCAAGCTTTTAGTATATTCAACGATAATCTAAGAAATCTGTCTTTCGGCTACACTTATAACTATAATGATACCAATAATGACAACAATGACAACAACATCATTAGTACCACCATCAGTACCGTCGCTACAATCAATGATATCTCACCACCTActtcaattgatgatactGACGACTTCGAAGATCACGAGATCCTAAACAATCTAACtccaaatacaaaaacaggtaaaaaaataagCGATTCAAGACTATCATTGGCTCAATTGTCAGTTGTACTGAACCTGAAGGGAAATGACGAAGAAACCGctaaaagagaaaagaacatcctaaatatattgaaaaatgatttaCATTTCCCTATTGGGGAGAAAACATGGATTAGAGATACTCCAATCAATGAAAGACATCGTATTTTGAACGAATTGACAGACTTGGTAGAAAATAGGTTCCATTATGGCTACTCAAAGAAAATTCTATCCATTATTGTTCGTAGAGCAAGTTATTACATGATGCAGGGAAGATTGAGAAGACAACGCAGACTACAACGtaagttgaaaaaaacttaA
- a CDS encoding uncharacterized protein (PKUD0E00360; similar to Saccharomyces cerevisiae YML091C (RPM2); ancestral locus Anc_8.865), with protein sequence MRPLRNISTKTSKKAPFSFSRNVSSHQNQQYAPQFFNPSYISPKELARLDEVGFKHNSSSSNKKSSKSIFQYVTPALSVTKNYVIFDTSNNTNKDNSGLNQNLLSSSKQIPNYALNEEFERILLKKSNHISNKNSHVNISIGSISNNHTTLNIRRVNSNNIKQVSIPNKLLRRAFSSSPQNSNSSSSSKSNSDSIHDLESKLSKLKIRNLDSSNNKYIEEFKKFPNIDDAFDHMSENPLKIQEFTIDNLMNQNKFNEVLPVFNRMRNNGLVPTLPIYNKVLKSIPLRQTNESLENNMTHLLNIYSDLLSNNIKPNMETYEIVIGSLVNSSLISYSQLNYRNGFEFFKISLELFLINIDSKDFEFHNNLIYVNLIKCLNYYQIKDAISPMDLLNKLESRISDDNKLEFYLQLTKLSAIFKDEELVESIFNNQIKPLKLLSNHDEIYQTLIQSYNLCNNFKKSSLLLDTIINNLPNKESAESQDLIRDYLSVFIRSQSLINPSDAFKMVHQFSKIDWLPKLSIESLTTLAYSFLKLGDLQMTLKIWDFMVIRNDFINEFNKYNNNEFQILISNFSNHFFEKILFTNNKNLILKVVREFLGKNCLKFDDNLLVNYLRYLQNLNSQESDDLIIKLILNQGYKKILETNYNTNSSVDSKDSLSNYLSLIVDFIPNTITLKIFNSKLFKRIVEEYRLTRDNIYGIMKVFNVVFNNPNDEFDNLLKYYSKVLDLEFNDTENCYVEIPVEIENFKHQLQQYK encoded by the coding sequence ATGCGTCCGTTGAGGAACATCTCCACAAAGACAAGTAAGAAGGCGCcattttccttctccaGAAACGTGTCCTCccatcaaaatcaacaatatgCTCCTCAGTTCTTCAATCCAAGCTATATTTCTCCTAAAGAATTGGCAAGACTTGATGAGGTGGGATTCAAACACAActcttcttcctctaaCAAGAAAAGTTCAAAGAGTATTTTTCAGTACGTCACTCCTGCTTTAAGCGTAACGAAAAATTACGTTATATTTGATACATCGAATAACACAAATAAAGACAATTCTGGTTTAAACCAAAATCTCCTATCTTCCTCAAAACAAATCCCAAATTATGCTTTAAATGAGGAATTTGAAAggattcttttgaaaaaatcaaaccaCATATCTAATAAAAATTCCCATGTTAATATAAGTATCGGTTCAATATCTAATAACCATACCACTTTGAACATTAGGAGGGTCAACTCCAATAACATTAAACAGGTTTCTATTCCAAACAAATTACTAAGAAGGGCTTTCTCATCATCTCcacaaaattcaaactcGTCATCAAGCTCgaaatcaaattcagaTTCTATTCATGATTTGGAATCTAAATTGtcaaaactgaaaattAGAAACCTTGACAGTTCAAATAATAAGtacattgaagaattcaaaaaattcccaaatattgatgatgcaTTTGATCACATGTCTGAAAATCCACTGAAAATCCAAGAATTCACAATTGATAACTTGATGaatcaaaataaatttaACGAGGTTTTACCTGTTTTCAATAGAATGAGAAATAATGGGTTGGTACCAACATTGCCAATTTACAACAAGGTATTAAAGTCAATTCCATTAAGACAAACTAATGAATCTCTGGAAAACAACATGACTCATCTATTGAACATTTATTCTGACTTATTGtcaaataatataaaacCAAATATGGAAACTTATGAAATTGTAATTGGTTCACTGGTTAATTCTTCCTTAATCTCTTATTCTCAGTTGAATTATAGAAATGgctttgaattcttcaaaatatcacTAGAGCTATTCCTAATAAATATTGATTCAAAAGATTTCGAGTTTCATAACAACTTAATTTACGTTAATTTAATCAAATGCTTGAATTATTATCAAATTAAAGATGCAATCTCTCCTATGGATCTATTGAATAAATTAGAGAGTAGAATATCAGATGATAATAAACTGGAATTTTATTTACAATTAACTAAGCTCTCTGcgattttcaaagatgaagaattagTTGAATCTATCTTTAATAATCAGATCAAACCATTGAAATTACTATCAAATCATGATgaaatttatcaaacttTGATTCAATCTTATAATTTATgcaacaatttcaaaaagagCTCGTTATTGTTGGATACCATCATAAACAACTTACCAAATAAAGAATCAGCCGAATCCCAGGATTTAATCAGAGATTATCTATCGGTATTTATCCGGTCGCAAAGTTTGATTAATCCAAGTGATGCATTCAAAATGGTGCATCAATTCTCCAAAATCGATTGGTTACCTAAACTCTCTATTGAATCACTAACAACTTTGGCATATTCGTTCCTCAAGCTGGGTGATTTACAAATGACTTTGAAGATATGGGATTTTATGGTTATCagaaatgattttattaatgagtttaataaatataacaacaatgaatttcaaatactaATTTCAAACTTCTCCAACCacttctttgaaaaaattctaTTTaccaataacaaaaatCTAATTCTCAAGGTTGTCAGAGAATTTCTAGGTAAAAATTGCTTAAAATTTGATGACAATTTACTAGTCAACTATCTAAGATATTTAcagaatttgaattcaCAAGAATCCGATGATTTGATTATCAAGCTAATTCTAAATCAAGGTTACAAGAAAATACTTGAAACTAACTATAATACCAATAGCTCAGTTGATTCCAAGGATTCATTAAGTAATTATCTTTCATTGATTGTTGACTTCATACCAAACACAATAACTctgaaaattttcaattccaaacTGTTCAAGCGGATAGTTGAAGAATATCGACTTACTCGTGACAACATATACGGTATCATGAAAGTTTTCAACGTTGTATTCAACAATCCGAATGACGAGTTCGACAACTTATTAAAATACTACAGTAAAGTTCTCGATTTAGAATTCAATGACACTGAAAATTGTTATGTGGAAATACcagttgaaattgaaaattttaaacATCAATTACAACAGTACAAATAA
- a CDS encoding uncharacterized protein (PKUD0E00370; similar to Saccharomyces cerevisiae YHR141C (RPL42B) and YNL162W (RPL42A); ancestral locus Anc_2.95), whose protein sequence is MVNVPKTRKTYCKGKQCKKHTQHRVTQYKAGKASLYSQGKRRYDRKQSGYGGQTKPVFHKKAKTTKKVVLRLECVACKTKLQLSLKRCKHFELGGDKKQKGAALQF, encoded by the exons ATGG TTAACGTTCCAAAGACCAGAAAGACCTACTGTAAGGGTAAGCAATGTAAGAAGCACACTCAACACAGAGTTACTCAATACAAGGCTGGTAAGGCTTCTCTATACAGTCAAGGTAAGAGAAGATATGACAGAAAGCAATCCGGTTACGGTGGTCAAACCAAGCCAGTTTTCCACAAAAAGGCAAAGACTACCAAGAAGGTTGTTTTGAGATTAGAATGTGTTGCTTGTAAAACCAAGCTTCAATTATCCCTAAAGAGATGTAAGCATTTCGAATTAGGTGGTGataagaaacaaaagggtGCTGCTTTACAATTCTAA
- a CDS encoding uncharacterized protein (PKUD0E00380; similar to Saccharomyces cerevisiae YNL161W (CBK1); ancestral locus Anc_2.96), giving the protein MESGEDNDYSMMDQSMVDQTQDNLLYYQQQQYQQQEQQYQQQQKQLQQQQQQQQQQQQQLQQLSDVNLIQPINAFSSSYLRQQGSSPNLSQIAPPNYGNGIPVMTPPNSRGVNYQQPQNQHQQQQTSSLYGSSPTTRLGEMFSQPQPPVSPTKSVRSSNLTTVSTNSSFESPQKVNQSNLGNLSRMGSQQNLLLRTPLNQQQQQQQQQQQYQQQLRQQQQLKQQQSTPQQPTMKQSRPLQSQQESEKSENQYVYFERHPEWFSKQSQDRASAVKLTLEHFYKTAIEHAIERNQRRIAFEQQLSTEISSERRNRETQLFGKNESQYLRLRRTRLSLDDFNTVKVIGKGAFGEVRLVQKKDTGKIYAMKTLLKSEMYKKDQLAHVKAERDVLADANSPWVVSLYYSFQDQLYLYLIMEFLPGGDLMTMLIKWQIFTEDVTRFYIAECVLAIEAVHKLGFIHRDIKPDNILIDMRGHIKLSDFGLSTGFHKTHDSNYYKKLLQRETNNGSLNGNSTMKSQSNQRNSVLVDPINLTMSNRQQMQTWRKSRRLMAYSTVGTPDYIAPEIFLNQGYGQECDWWSLGAIMFECLVGWPPFCSETPSETYRKIINWQETLQFPEDIHLSPEAEDLILRLLTNAENRLGRHNGAMDIKRHPFFRGVNWDEIRNVEAPFIPKLRSVTDTRFFPTDDLENVPDSPALLQAEKDRELLKNKGLDTKADLPFIGYTFSRFEYLTRKNAL; this is encoded by the coding sequence ATGGAAAGTGGAGAGGATAATGACTATTCAATGATGGATCAGTCTATGGTTGACCAGACCCAAGACAATCTGTTGTACtaccaacagcaacagtACCAACAGCAAGAGCAACAgtaccaacaacagcaaaagcaattgcaacaacaacaacaacagcagcaacaacaacaacaacaattacaACAATTATCTGATGTGAATCTTATACAACCGATCAATGCATTCAGCTCGAGTTATTTGAGACAACAAGGTTCTTCTCCCAATTTGTCACAAATTGCACCTCCGAACTATGGCAACGGTATCCCTGTAATGACGCCTCCAAATTCACGTGGAGTAAACTACCAGCAACCCCAAAACCAgcaccagcaacaacagaCTTCTTCTCTTTACGGATCCTCACCAACGACACGTCTCGGTGAAATGTTTTCGCAACCTCAACCTCCTGTAAGTCCTACTAAGAGTGTTAGATCTTCGAATTTAACAACAGTTTCCACTAATTCGTCATTTGAATCGCCTCAAAAGGTTAATCAATCTAATCTGGGGAATTTATCGAGAATGGGAAGTCAACAAAATTTACTTTTACGTACTCCCTTGAAccaacagcagcagcaacagcaacaacagcaacagtATCAGCAGCAATTACggcaacaacaacaattaaAGCAACAGCAGTCAACACCTCAACAACCAACAATGAAACAGTCCAGGCCCTTACAGTCACAACAGGAGTCGGAGAAATCTGAAAATCAATATGTCTATTTTGAACGTCACCCAGAGTGGTTTTCCAAACAGTCCCAAGATCGTGCGTCTGCGGTAAAACTAACCTTGGAACATTTCTATAAAACAGCAATTGAACACgcaattgaaagaaaccaaagaagaatcGCATTCGAACAACAATTAAGTACTGAGATTAGTAGTGAAAGACGTAATAGAGAGACCCAGTTGTTTGGTAAGAACGAATCACAATATTTACGGTTACGTCGTACAAGGCTATcacttgatgatttcaatacTGTTAAGGTCATTGGTAAAGGTGCGTTTGGTGAGGTGAGATTGgtacaaaagaaagataCTGGTAAAATATATGCAATGAAAACTTTGTTGAAAAGTGAAATGTACAAAAAAGATCAGCTAGCTCATGTTAAAGCTGAAAGGGATGTGTTGGCCGATGCTAATTCGCCATGGGTTGTTTCGTTATATTATTCATTTCAGGATCAACTTTATCTTTATCTTATAATGGAATTCTTACCCGGTGGTGATTTGATGACGATGTTAATCAAATGGCAGATCTTCACCGAAGACGTCACAAGATTCTATATAGCTGAGTGTGTGCTAGCAATTGAAGCTGTTCATAAATTAGGATTTATTCATAGAGACATCAAGCCGGAtaatattttgattgatatGAGAGGGCATATTAAATTAAGTGACTTTGGTTTATCAACTGGTTTCCATAAAACTCACGATTCAAATTATTACAAGAAGTTGCTCCAACGTGAAACTAACAATGGTAGTTTGAACGGGAATAGCACAATGAAGAGTCAGAGCAACCAAAGAAATAGTGTGTTGGTCGATCCAATCAACCTGACAATGTCGAACAGACAACAAATGCAAACATGGAGGAAGTCAAGAAGACTAATGGCATATTCAACTGTTGGTACCCCTGACTATATTGCGCCAGAAATCTTTCTCAATCAAGGTTATGGCCAAGAATGTGATTGGTGGTCCTTGGGCGCAATTATGTTTGAATGTCTAGTTGGTTGGCCGCCATTTTGTTCTGAAACTCCGAGTGAAACATACAGGAAAATTATCAACTGGCAAGAGACCTTACAGTTTCCTGAAGATATTCACTTGAGCCCAGAAGCCGAAGACTTAATCCTCAGGCTACTTACAAATGCAGAAAATAGATTGGGCAGACACAATGGCGCAATGGATATAAAGAGACATCCATTTTTCCGTGGTGTTAATTGGGACGAAATTAGAAATGTTGAAGCACCATTCATACCAAAATTGAGATCTGTCACTGATACAAGATTCTTCCCTActgatgatttggaaaatgtgCCTGATTCACCAGCTTTATTACAAGCTGAGAAAGATAGAGaactattgaagaataaaGGATTAGATACAAAGGCTGATCTACCGTTTATTGGGTACACATTTAGTAggtttgaatatttgacCAGGAAAAACGCACTATAG
- a CDS encoding uncharacterized protein (PKUD0E00390; Pfam Domains: Aldo_ket_red(1.4e-56)): MTKRTITLPRTNDEIPIIGFGSGTKWQWKKKGSEETAISKDNPSNTDPDLVASIVQALETGFTHLDTAEFYTTRPDVGKGVNDYLAKYPNKSRSDIWVTDKYNSVTPNDYDNGPLDGKIRGPYQSLKEGLKLMNLDYVDLFLLHTTGVPEGLTMVDVWNEMIQLQKEGLAKNIGTSNFDIPNLQVIKDNCEVLPQVNQIEFHPYLQDQSVGIRKFCKENNIQIEAYGPLIPITKCNEGPLIPLLDELAQKYDVSNSKILLKWVHMQNIVTVTTSSKVERMKDVLSVHDFQLSEEDFSKISEVGNTYFFRAFPIPPLPTHDEQLKEIRNVINK, encoded by the coding sequence ATGACAAAACGTACGATTACATTACCTAGAACAAACGACGAGATTCCAATCATTGGATTTGGTTCAGGAACCAAATGGcaatggaagaagaaaggtTCGGAAGAGACTGCAATTTCCAAAGACAATCCATCAAATACAGATCCAGATTTAGTTGCGTCTATAGTTCAAGCTCTAGAAACTGGATTTACCCATCTTGACACAGCCGAATTCTACACAACCCGTCCAGACGTTGGCAAAGGTGTCAATGATTACCTTGCCAAATATCCGAATAAGTCGAGGTCTGACATCTGGGTCACTGATAAGTATAATTCAGTCACTCCAAATGACTATGACAATGGTCCACTGGATGGTAAAATAAGAGGCCCATATCAATCTTTGAAGGAAGGTTTGAAGTTAATGAATTTGGATTATGTTGATTTGTTTCTACTGCATACAACCGGTGTACCTGAAGGTTTAACAATGGTTGATGTTTGGAATGAAATGATCCAACTGCAAAAGGAAGGCTTGGCCAAAAACATTGGTACTTCCAATTTTGACATCCCAAACTTACAAGTCATTAAGGACAATTGCGAAGTTTTACCACAagtcaatcaaattgaattcCATCCTTATTTACAGGACCAATCAGTAGGTATCCGTAAATTTTGCAAGGAAaataatattcaaattgaaGCCTATGGGCCTTTGATTCCAATTACCAAATGTAACGAAGGTCCTTTGATTCCTTTGTTGGATGAACTAGCTCAAAAATACGACGTTTCAAACTCTAAAATTCTGTTGAAATGGGTCCACATGCAGAATATTGTTACCGTAACAACCTCATCTAAAGTTGAGCGTATGAAGGATGTGTTGAGCGTGCATGATTTTCAGCTAAGTGAAGAGGACTTCAGTAAAATCTCTGAAGTTGGCAATACCTACTTTTTTAGGGCCTTCCCAATTCCTCCATTACCAACGCACGATGAGCAGTTAAAAGAAATTAGAAATGTAATtaacaaataa
- a CDS encoding uncharacterized protein (PKUD0E00400; similar to Saccharomyces cerevisiae YGR007W (ECT1); ancestral locus Anc_4.145), translating to MTSSNNSSGAVTNALDERRIWIDGCFDFAHHGHAGAMRQARQHGDELYVGVHNDEDILLNKGPPVMNLSERMAAVEGCRWCTKAIPNAPYVTDPKVMDKFKCKYVVHGDDITTDKDGKDCYAEVKEMGRFIVVKRTPNISTTDLVGRMLLFTRDHHMLTIDETQWNDWFTGNHSRLNDKKNILTPNNVERYEQYATGPDAKSLGVSVHAFTREGKLHELVKGLPIDGANKIIYVDGGFDLFNPGHILFLKEVRQIANERKAIVLVGLHDDETVNQIKGVNYPIMNLFERSLCVLQSKYIDGIVLGSPFKVTREYLRNIEETTKSSVINIFHGPRSIDDESYDDVKELVEFVNVQMYKDMNVASIVNRVIANREAFEERQRRKGWKAEKEKELEEIERSG from the coding sequence ATGACGTCGAGTAACAACAGCTCTGGTGCTGTTACAAATGCTCTAGATGAGAGGAGGATCTGGATTGACggatgttttgattttgcacATCATGGACACGCTGGTGCCATGAGGCAGGCTAGACAGCATGGTGATGAATTGTATGTTGGTGTTcataatgatgaagatataCTGTTGAACAAGGGTCCACCTGTGATGAATTTGAGTGAGAGAATGGCTGCTGTTGAAGGATGCAGATGGTGTACCAAGGCTATACCCAATGCACCGTATGTGACCGATCCAAAGGTGATGGATAAATTCAAGTGTAAGTATGTTGTTCATGGAGATGATATTACTACAGATAAAGATGGGAAAGACTGCTATGCAGAAGTGAAAGAAATGGGCAGGTTCATAGTTGTCAAAAGAACCCCAAACATATCAACAACCGATTTGGTTGGTCGGATGTTATTGTTTACAAGAGATCATCACATGCTAACAATTGATGAGACACAATGGAACGATTGGTTTACTGGCAACCATTCCAGATTGAAcgacaagaaaaatatccTAACGCCTAATAATGTCGAACGGTACGAGCAGTACGCAACAGGGCCAGATGCTAAGAGTTTGGGTGTTTCTGTTCATGCCTTCACAAGAGAGGGCAAATTACACGAATTGGTTAAAGGGTTACCAATTGATGGAGCTAATAAAATCATATATGTTGATGGCGGGtttgatttattcaatCCTGGGCATATATTGTTTCTCAAGGAAGTACGTCAAATTGcaaatgaaagaaaagcGATTGTCTTGGTTGGATTACacgatgatgaaacagTCAATCAGATCAAAGGTGTCAACTACCCAATAATGAACTTATTTGAGAGATCTTTATGTGTATTGCAGAGCAAATATATCGACGGTATCGTATTGGGATCACCATTTAAAGTCACTAGGGAATATTTACGGAACATTGAGGAGACGACAAAGTCAAGCGTGATCAATATATTCCATGGACCAAGGAGTATCGATGATGAAAGTTACGACGATGTGAAAGAACTAGttgaatttgtcaatgTTCAAATGTACAAAGATATGAATGTCGCAAGTATTGTCAATAGGGTCATTGCCAATAGAGAAGCATTTGAGGAGAGACAAAGAAGGAAAGGTTGGAAGGctgagaaggagaaagaattAGAGGAAATTGAACGTAGTGGATAA
- a CDS encoding uncharacterized protein (PKUD0E00410; similar to Saccharomyces cerevisiae YGL232W (TAN1); ancestral locus Anc_3.553) — MAKRKGGSNAGKDKKRQRSYTLIEPGTYGLYATCPKFKEVAAAKEMRLILQDAIDKYYPEEKDTTAVRCEGNEKGGEAEVGVCEEVDIEDEIAKEIKEIKKNDDKAKHNRNNKELRMREIPIGVESLVFFKLRQPIKPSEIVVKMCNDLYESKAKMGRFIQRIVAIDRSCNATENEFKKLLEASVDRYVHDEMQEGKDLFESYNVNLVKRNFDTISRDEFMEMIQGEMDTQFGEGTTQLRYKGARTLINVYCFKNNIGIGIVKNKDFERLCKFNVQQIFEKVMKEEDAA, encoded by the coding sequence ATGGCCAAGAGAAAAGGAGGTTCCAATGCAGGCAAGGACAAGAAGAGACAGCGTTCATACACGTTGATCGAGCCTGGAACGTATGGCCTATATGCGACATGTCCAAAGTTCAAGGAAGTTGCAGCTGCTAAGGAAATGCGATTGATTTTGCAAGACGCAATTGACAAATACTATCCGGAGGAGAAAGACACGACGGCGGTTAGATGTGAAGGCAATGAGAAGGGTGGAGAAGCAGAGGTGGGTGTGTGTGAAGAGGTGGACATTGAGGATGAGATCGCCAAGGAGATtaaggaaatcaaaaagaacGATGATAAGGCCAAGCATAATAGAAACAACAAGGAGCTACGGATGAGGGAGATACCAATTGGTGTTGAGTCattggtatttttcaaactgaGACAACCCATCAAACCTAGTGAAATAGTGGTGAAGATGTGTAATGATCTATATGAGAGTAAGGCCAAGATGGGTAGGTTTATCCAAAGAATTGTTGCGATTGACCGATCATGTAATGCGACAGAGAACGAGTTCAAAAAGTTGCTAGAGGCTTCCGTTGATAGGTATGTCCACGATGAGATGCAAGAGGGTAAGGATCTCTTTGAAAGCTACAATGTCAACCTAGTAAAGAGGAACTTTGACACAATATCACGAGACGAGTTTATGGAGATGATCCAGGGCGAAATGGACACACAATTTGGAGAAGGAACTACACAGTTGAGGTACAAGGGGGCCCGGACCTTGATAAATGTCTACTGTTTCAAGAACAACATTGGGATTGGGATCGTCAAAAACAAGGACTTTGAGAGACTCTGTAAATTCAATGTCCAGCAAATTTTCGAAAAGGTAATGAAGGAGGAGGATGCTGCTTAA